The Argentina anserina chromosome 3, drPotAnse1.1, whole genome shotgun sequence genome includes a region encoding these proteins:
- the LOC126789424 gene encoding DNA topoisomerase 6 subunit B has translation MEGSKKPKSKAPAKKSKDSVLEQKSPAEFFAENKNIAGFDNPGKCLYTTVRELVENSLDSTESISKLPLIEITIEDIEKSKFNSMIGLVDRDRVDEELYDDHETAKAREKRLAKEAQAQELQEKNASLGKKIKEPAAPKAMKGRGGAAFYRVTCRDNGRGMPHDDIPNMFGRVLSGTKYGLKQTRGKFGLGAKMALIWSKMSTGLPIDISSSMKGQSYSSFCRLDIDIHRNIPHVHIHEKRDNKDRWHGAEIQVVIEGNWTTYRSKILHYMRQMAVITPYAEFIFKFVSDVPDKNVTIRFARRTDVMPPVPLETKHHPSSVDLLLIKRLIEETSKQNLIQFLQHEFVNIGKSYAQRLIGELGPEFSLKMPVKSLTSQQIVRIHQLFRQAKFNDPSGDCLSPAGEYNLRLGIIKELHPELVATYSGSAQIFEGHPFIVEAGVSVGGKDVKQGLNIFRFANRIPLLFEQGADVVTRTALKRINWSSYKINQTQDKVGVFVSIVSTKIPFKGTGKEYIGDDITEVASAVKSAIQHCCIQLKAKIVKNIQAREQKERKRNLSK, from the exons ATGGAGGGCAGTAAAAAACCCAAATCAAAGGCTCCGGCAAAGAAGTCCAAAGATAGTGTTCTTGAGCAGA AATCTCCAGCTGAGTTTTTCGCTGAGAACAAGAACATTGCTGGGTTTGATAAT CCAGGGAAATGTCTGTATACTACTGTGAGAGAGCTTGTGGAGAACTCACTTGATTCCACAGAGTCGATATCGAAGCTTCCACTGATAGAAATCACAAT TGAAGATATTGAGAAAAGCAAGTTCAATTCTATGATTGGTCTTGTTGATCGAGATCGTGTTGATGAGGaactgtatgatgatcatgagaCGGCTAAGGCTCGAGAG AAACGTTTGGCAAAGGAAGCTCAAGCCCAAGAATTACAAGAAAAGAACGCTTCCCttggaaagaaaatcaaagagCCTGCAGCTCCAAAGGCCATGAAGGGTCGAGGTGGGGCTGCATTCTACAGGGTTACTTGCAGG GATAATGGAAGAGGAATGCCTCATGATGACATTCCAAACATGTTTGGACGAG TACTGTCTGGGACAAAATATGGGTTGAAGCAGACACGCGGAAAGTTCGGTCTAGGTGCAAAGATG GCCTTAATTTGGTCCAAGATGAGTACAGGGCTTCCAATAGACATATCTTCATCAATGAAGGGCCAAAGTTATAGTTCTTTCTGCAGGCTGGATATTGATATTCATAG GAacattcctcatgttcatatACATGAGAAGCGGGATAACAAGGATAGGTGGCATGGTGCTGAAATCCAAGTTGTTATTGAGGGAAATTGGACAACTTACCGT TCCAAGATATTGCATTACATGCGACAAATGGCTGTTATCACTCCTTACGCTGAGTTCATTTTCAAATTTGTATCAGATGTTCCTGA TAAAAATGTGACCATAAGGTTTGCACGGAGAACTGATGTAATGCCTCCTGTTCCACTTGAGACAAAGCACCATCCCTCATCTGTTGACTTATTGCTAATCAAACGCCTAATTGAAGAAACTTCAAAGCAGAACCTTATACAGTTTCTTCAGCATGAATTTGTTAATATAGGAAAATCCTATGCTCAACGATTAATTG GGGAATTGGGTCCAGAGTTCAGTTTAAAGATGCCTGTGAAGTCTCTAACTTCTCAGCAAATTGTACGGATCCATCAGTTATTTCGTCAAGCCAAATTCAATGATCCTAGTGGTGAT TGCCTGAGTCCTGCAGGGGAATACAATCTCCGCCTAGGAATTATAAAAGAGCTGCATCCGGAGCTGGTTGCTACTTATTCTGGAAG TGCTCAAATTTTTGAAGGTCACCCATTCATTGTGGAAGCTGGGGTCAGCGTTGGTGGAAAAGATGTCAAACAA GGTTTGAATATTTTCCGATTTGCAAACCGGATTCCCCTCCTTTTTGAGCAAGGTGCTGATGTTGTCACAAGGACCGCCCTTAAGAGAATCAA TTGGAGTAGTTACAAGATCAATCAGACTCAGGATAAAGTTGGTGTTTTTGTGAGCATTGTAAGCACAAAGATTCCCTTTAAAGGAACTGGGAAGGAGTATATTGGAGATGATATAACCGAAGTAGCTTCTGCCGTCAAG
- the LOC126789425 gene encoding linoleate 13S-lipoxygenase 2-1, chloroplastic-like — protein MQIASTLQKMLKPKLLHPSQSLVLQHKPFLHGSSGRSSTASLPVWSTMPSYPNKQQTLRYGSSNHRNKIKAESSSDSTGTSSISSSTTTSSNSSTSSGITPGPTTTTTTTTTTEVTEVVIENEDAMVEKEVEVVTTKEVVTENFTSVKATITVTLTVGGFLTNMGLTRGLDDVRDMLGQTLFMDLISAHLDPKTGLEKKHVTGFAHRSRRKDSEIVYETDFKVPLNFGEVGAVLIENEHHKEMYLKDIVLDGLPEGPVLFTCNSWLHSKYDNSAKRVFFTNKSYLPSKTPSALVRLREEELVTLRGNGQGERKSFERVYDYDVYNDLGEPDSKFSLQRTVIGGSKEFPYPRRCRTGRPMCETDPQSEKRTGTWYVPRDEAFSEIKQLTFSAKTVYSVLHAVVPALETAIVDSDLGFPLFTAIDELYNEGISLPPLKDQGVIRTIIPRLVNALPSGDEVLRFVPPETMNRDKFFWFRDEEFARQTLAGLNPYSIKLVTEWPLRSELDPEVYGPPESAITTEMIEREIRGFATIKEGIIPQVLSSGD, from the exons ATGCAAATAGCTAGTACATTGCAAAAGATGTTGAAACCAAAACTACTTCACCCATCACAGTCTTTAGTTCTCCAGCACAAGCCGTTCCTGCATGGAAGCAGTGGGCGGAGCAGTACTGCTTCACTTCCCGTCTGGTCAACAATGCCTTCGTACCCCAACAAGCAGCAAACCCTTCGATATGGCTCCAGTAATCatagaaacaaaataaaagccGAAAGCAGTAGTGACAGTACTGGTACTAGTAGCATTAGCAGTTCTACTACTACTAGTAGCAACAGCAGCACGAGTAGTGGTATCACTCCAGGACCGACGACcaccacaacaacaacaacaaccacTGAGGTGACGGAAGTGGTGATCgagaatgaagatgcaatggtCGAGAAAGAAGTAGAAGTAGTGACCACAAAAGAAGTGGTGACGGAGAATTTCACCAGTGTTAAAGCCACCATAACTGTGACGCTTACAGTTGGAGGGTTTCTGACGAACATGGGTTTAACCCGAGGACTCGATGATGTCAGAGATATGCTTGGTCAAACTCTCTTCATGGATCTCATTAGTGCTCACCTTGATCCCA AAACTGGATTGGAGAAAAAGCATGTAACTGGGTTCGCACACAGGAGTCGCCGAAAGGACAGTGAGATTGTATACGAGACAGATTTTAAAGTTCCATTGAATTTTGGAGAAGTTGGTGCCGTTTTGATAGAAAATGAGCACCACAAGGAGATGTACCTCAAGGATATTGTCCTGGATGGCTTGCCTGAGGGTCCTGTACTATTTACCTGTAATTCATGGCTTCATTCTAAGTATGACAATTCAGCGAAGAGAGTCTTCTTCACAAACAAG TCATATTTGCCATCTAAAACTCCAAGTGCTTTGGTGAGGCTAAGAGAAGAGGAGCTCGTTACTTTGCGTGGAAATGGCCAAGGAGAGCGCAAGAGCTTTGAGAGAGTTTACGACTATGATGTGTACAATGATCTCGGGGAACCTGATTCAAAATTCAGCCTACAAAGAACTGTAATTGGGGGGAGCAAAGAGTTCCCTTATCCCAGGCGATGTAGAACAGGGCGACCAATGTGCGAAACAG ATCCGCAATCAGAGAAAAGAACTGGTACTTGGTATGTTCCTAGAGATGAAGCATTCTCAGAGATAAAACAATTAACTTTTTCAGCAAAGACAGTATATTCTGTCTTGCACGCAGTGGTGCCTGCTCTGGAGACTGCCATAGTCGATTCTGATCTTGGATTCCCATTATTCACAGCTATAGACGAACTCTACAATGAAGGCATTAGCTTGCCTCCTCTTAAAGATCAAGGGGTCATCAGAACCATAATTCCTAGGCTAGTGAATGCTCTACCTTCCGGAGATGAAGTTCTGCGGTTTGTGCCCCCAGAAACAATGAATA GAGACAAATTCTTTTGGTTTAGGGATGAGGAATTTGCTAGGCAGACTCTAGCGGGTCTTAACCCGTATAGCATCAAGTTGGTGACG GAATGGCCATTGAGGAGTGAATTGGACCCCGAGGTATATGGACCTCCTGAATCTGCAATTACCACGGAAATGATTGAGCGAGAGATTAGAGGCTTTGCGACCATCAAAGAG gggataattccgcaggtgctgagtagtggtgattga